The Altererythrobacter sp. ZODW24 genome window below encodes:
- a CDS encoding DUF4126 domain-containing protein, which produces MGIMEIIGIAGSVSLLSGWRLYLTVFATGVAMQTGAVPIPEHLESLQVLANPWVMGAAGLAALLEFFADKVAWLDSVWDGIHTFIRPVGGALLALAVVDPSDPATQVIAFVLGGGGALLAHGGKAGARAVVNTSPEPVSNVVVSTAEDVATAGLLYATYEYPYVAGGIALGLLALTAWLLIKARNFVRRIFGRGAEATRPAD; this is translated from the coding sequence ATGGGGATCATGGAAATCATCGGAATCGCTGGAAGCGTCAGCCTGTTATCGGGTTGGCGGCTCTATCTGACTGTGTTCGCGACAGGCGTCGCTATGCAGACAGGCGCGGTGCCGATTCCGGAGCATTTGGAGAGCTTGCAAGTTCTTGCCAATCCGTGGGTGATGGGCGCGGCTGGTCTGGCGGCATTGCTCGAGTTCTTCGCTGATAAGGTCGCGTGGCTCGATAGCGTTTGGGACGGCATTCACACCTTCATCCGCCCGGTCGGCGGGGCGCTGCTGGCGCTGGCTGTGGTTGATCCGTCTGACCCAGCGACACAGGTCATTGCCTTTGTGCTCGGCGGAGGCGGAGCGCTGCTCGCCCACGGCGGCAAGGCTGGTGCGCGGGCTGTGGTGAACACCAGCCCTGAGCCTGTGTCCAACGTGGTGGTGTCGACAGCCGAAGATGTCGCGACCGCCGGACTGCTCTATGCGACTTACGAATATCCCTATGTCGCCGGCGGCATCGCGCTAGGCTTGCTGGCTCTGACCGCGTGGTTGCTGATCAAGGCGCGCAATTTTGTGCGGCGAATCTTCGGACGCGGCGCCGAGGCGACCCGCCCTGCCGACTAG
- the phaZ gene encoding polyhydroxyalkanoate depolymerase, translating to MLYHMHEMQRSWLASASAWASISSEMLSNPVMPMGYLGLGPMAASALEVFAHAAATRGKPEFGIETVEVDGEHDAVVESIVVTKPFGDLLRFRRKGLPKNAPKLLIVAPMSGHYATLLRGTVERMIESAEVYITDWADARTVPVSDGNFDLDDYIDYIIEFLDHIGPGTHMMAVCQPSVPALAATALMNIDKHPSRPATLTMMGGPIDTRESPTTVNDMAMDRPIEWFRGNVIATVPLSYKGSGRKVYPGFLQLASFMSMNLGAHMQSHYEMFKHLTAGDTESADQTKDFYEEYRSVCDMTAEFYLQTVEEVFQKHSIPNGTFEHKGKVVDLGKITDTAILCIEGERDDISGVGQTKAALKLAKGLPEKKKRYYLAEGAGHYGIFNGSKWRDKVAPEVEKFMSEHTAKKANLKAVA from the coding sequence TTGCTCTACCATATGCATGAAATGCAGCGCTCGTGGCTGGCCAGCGCCAGCGCATGGGCTTCGATTTCGTCCGAAATGCTGTCTAATCCGGTGATGCCAATGGGCTATCTGGGCCTCGGCCCGATGGCTGCGTCTGCCTTGGAAGTATTCGCCCACGCTGCTGCAACGCGCGGCAAGCCCGAATTCGGCATCGAAACCGTCGAAGTAGACGGTGAGCATGACGCAGTTGTCGAGAGCATCGTCGTCACCAAACCGTTCGGTGACCTGCTCCGTTTCCGCCGCAAGGGCCTGCCCAAAAACGCGCCTAAGCTGCTTATCGTTGCGCCGATGAGCGGGCACTATGCCACGCTGTTGCGCGGCACCGTCGAACGCATGATCGAAAGCGCCGAGGTTTATATTACCGACTGGGCCGATGCCCGCACGGTGCCGGTGAGCGACGGTAATTTCGATCTGGACGACTATATCGATTACATCATCGAATTCCTGGATCACATCGGTCCCGGAACGCATATGATGGCTGTATGCCAGCCGTCAGTGCCCGCGCTCGCCGCGACGGCTTTGATGAATATCGACAAGCATCCTTCGCGCCCAGCCACTCTGACCATGATGGGCGGCCCGATCGACACGCGCGAAAGCCCGACGACGGTCAATGATATGGCGATGGACCGGCCGATCGAATGGTTCCGCGGCAATGTAATCGCCACGGTTCCACTGTCTTACAAGGGCAGCGGGCGGAAGGTTTATCCCGGCTTCCTCCAGCTCGCGAGCTTCATGAGCATGAACCTCGGCGCGCATATGCAAAGCCATTACGAGATGTTCAAACATCTGACCGCCGGTGACACGGAAAGCGCAGACCAGACCAAAGATTTCTACGAAGAGTATCGCAGCGTCTGCGACATGACGGCGGAATTCTATCTCCAGACAGTGGAAGAAGTGTTCCAGAAGCACTCGATCCCGAACGGCACCTTCGAACATAAGGGCAAAGTCGTCGATTTGGGCAAGATTACCGACACGGCGATCCTCTGCATCGAAGGCGAACGCGACGATATCTCAGGCGTAGGCCAGACCAAGGCCGCACTGAAACTCGCCAAGGGTCTGCCGGAGAAGAAGAAGCGCTATTACCTTGCCGAGGGGGCGGGCCATTACGGCATTTTCAACGGCAGCAAATGGCGTGACAAGGTCGCCCCTGAAGTCGAAAAATTTATGAGCGAACATACCGCGAAGAAGGCGAATTTGAAGGCCGTAGCCTAA
- a CDS encoding ABC transporter transmembrane domain-containing protein: MDSPDTIQEPAAAEEKSRFSLRRTRKLSTEPKPAKTLGPLKMIWTAALNYPAQLALAWIALMITAAATLAIPAGFKLIIDEGFGGGANPEDIGRWFRYLLMIVVVLALGTAMRFYFVSWLGERVVADIRRQVQENLLRLAPGFFEENSPKEISSRMTADTGLIEQVVGTTVSVALRNLIMAIGGTIYLFTLAPKLTMGLVMAIPLIILPIVFFGRRVKSVSRSSQDRVADVGSMIGEVLGAMKIVQAFNQESREQQRFTDAVERTFETAKKRIMLRAMMTSIIILFIFGSITMLMWQGALGVATGAISGGTIAAFVLTGGLVAGGFGALTEVYGDLLRGAGAASRLNELLNEKPTIAVPERPTALPEPPRGSLSFRNVTFRYPTRPEIAALKDFNLEIEPGETVAIVGPSGAGKSTIFQLAERFYDPQAGTIRLDGVALPSADPAEIRRRMALVPQDGVLFAADARDNLRYGEWSASDEAIWEAARNANAAEFLEKLPQGLDTYLGESGARLSGGQQQRIAIARALLRDAPILLLDEATSALDAESEKLVQDALDRLMAARTTLVIAHRLATVRAADRIIVMEDGQIVEQGTHTQLSAAGGLYARLASLQFDQVHDRVG; the protein is encoded by the coding sequence ATGGATTCCCCCGACACTATTCAAGAGCCTGCCGCAGCCGAAGAGAAATCGCGCTTTTCTCTGCGACGCACCAGGAAACTCAGCACTGAGCCCAAGCCAGCAAAGACGCTTGGCCCGCTCAAGATGATCTGGACTGCCGCGCTCAACTATCCGGCGCAATTGGCGCTCGCGTGGATCGCGCTGATGATCACAGCGGCCGCGACTTTGGCGATTCCGGCAGGTTTTAAGCTGATTATCGATGAAGGCTTTGGCGGCGGTGCAAATCCGGAAGATATCGGACGCTGGTTCCGCTACTTGCTAATGATTGTTGTCGTCCTGGCATTAGGCACGGCGATGCGGTTTTACTTCGTCAGCTGGCTTGGCGAGCGGGTGGTCGCGGATATCCGGCGGCAGGTGCAGGAAAACCTCCTGCGGCTCGCGCCCGGTTTCTTCGAGGAAAATAGCCCCAAGGAAATCTCCAGCCGCATGACGGCAGATACGGGCCTGATCGAGCAGGTCGTCGGCACAACTGTCTCCGTCGCCTTACGTAATCTGATTATGGCGATTGGCGGCACGATCTATCTCTTCACCCTCGCGCCCAAGCTGACCATGGGGCTCGTGATGGCGATCCCGCTAATCATCCTCCCGATCGTATTTTTCGGACGGCGGGTGAAATCGGTTTCACGCTCGAGCCAGGACCGAGTGGCCGATGTCGGCTCAATGATTGGCGAAGTGCTCGGTGCAATGAAGATCGTGCAAGCCTTCAATCAGGAAAGCCGCGAGCAGCAGCGTTTCACCGATGCAGTCGAGCGGACATTCGAGACGGCGAAGAAACGCATAATGCTTCGGGCCATGATGACCTCGATCATCATTCTCTTCATCTTCGGGTCGATCACGATGCTGATGTGGCAGGGCGCATTGGGCGTCGCCACTGGCGCGATAAGCGGCGGCACGATTGCGGCCTTTGTGCTTACGGGCGGGCTTGTGGCTGGCGGCTTTGGCGCGCTGACCGAGGTTTACGGCGATCTTCTGCGAGGCGCGGGTGCGGCCAGCCGCCTCAATGAATTACTCAATGAGAAACCCACAATAGCGGTGCCGGAAAGGCCTACTGCGCTGCCCGAACCGCCGCGCGGTAGCCTGTCCTTCCGCAATGTCACTTTCCGCTATCCGACACGGCCTGAGATCGCGGCGCTCAAGGACTTCAACCTTGAGATTGAACCGGGCGAAACGGTCGCGATTGTCGGTCCATCGGGTGCAGGTAAATCAACCATCTTCCAATTGGCAGAACGGTTCTACGACCCGCAAGCTGGCACGATCCGGCTTGACGGTGTGGCGCTGCCGAGCGCTGATCCTGCCGAGATCCGCCGCCGCATGGCGCTGGTCCCGCAAGACGGCGTGTTGTTTGCCGCAGATGCCCGCGATAACCTGCGCTACGGTGAATGGTCCGCCAGTGACGAAGCCATTTGGGAGGCTGCGCGCAATGCCAATGCGGCGGAGTTCCTTGAGAAACTACCGCAGGGGCTTGATACATATCTCGGAGAAAGCGGGGCGCGCCTATCGGGCGGTCAGCAGCAACGCATCGCCATTGCGCGCGCTTTGCTCCGCGATGCACCTATCTTGCTTTTGGACGAGGCAACAAGCGCGCTCGACGCAGAGAGCGAGAAACTGGTGCAGGACGCGCTCGACCGCTTGATGGCCGCACGTACCACCCTCGTGATCGCCCACCGCCTCGCTACAGTCCGCGCGGCAGACCGGATTATAGTCATGGAAGATGGCCAGATCGTTGAGCAAGGCACGCACACACAGCTATCAGCGGCAGGCGGCCTATATGCCCGGCTCGCCTCGCTGCAATTCGACCAAGTGCATGATCGGGTCGGCTAA